CCCTCCCCCATCTTGTATACCCTCACTCTCCCCAGCTTCACTTCCTCCAATATACCGGCCTTACTCAGGGCCTCTAAGTTCCTCTCGGCGCTCGTGTAGGAGATCCCCAACTCCCTAGATATCCTACTTATATTAGCTCCTCCTGCATTTATGATGTATTTCAGGATCCTGACCCTCGTCTTGCTCTTCATAGCTTCGATTAGCAAGTCCTCCCAATCCAACTCGACCACCTAAGGAATTACTTCCACCGTATTATTATAGCGGGGATAATAAAGGTCCTCGGCGGATATTACTCCCTCTCTGATCAAAGATCTTATTTCCTCTCCATGCTCTAAGACTATCTTTATCGTCTCCTTAGTCACAGTACAGACCTCCCTGAACCCTTCCTCTCCCCATAAGCGTTCCATGTAAGCGTAGAGGCACCTACCTCCGCAGTATTTGAAGTAATCGCAGCTCTTGCAGGGCTCCCCTATACTGACTTCTCTGATCCCATTACCCAGCTCCCCGACGACCGCCCAACTAGAGTCAACAGCTATAGGGCAAGCTAAGATCTTACCGTTGGGCAGCAAGGTGAAGCTCTCGCTACCGGCTCCACAGGGAGGAGAGGGTAGATCCCCGAATAGCTCAGCCCTCATTATTCCTAAGAATGGGACTATCCCCAGAATCTTTCCCTTTCTCATCTCCCCCAACCATAAGGAGGCCAGTTTCCTGAGTCCCGGTAGATAAGAGCGCTCCGACCAATCCCTGAAATCCCATCTCTCGGACCAGATGACGTTGAGTTGCCAGTGGATGTGATCGAATAGTCCCAAGCTCAGGAGGTGAGTCACTTCTTCATATATATCTGTCCTCTCCCAGGCGGTCATCCTGGCTATTAAATCTCCAGAAAATCCATATTTTCTCAAATTCCTCGCTGTTTCTATTGCTCTCTTATAATTTCCCTTCCCCCTGCCCTCATCGTTCACTTCAGGCCTCCCATCCACGGAGAGGAGTATGGAGTCGAAGGACAGCCAGTAGCTCAAGGGTAAACTCTCGAATAGGGTGCCGTTCGTCTGTATTATGAACCTACCTCTCCAGTCCCTCGACTTCAATGAATCGATCACATCCATTACTAGCTTGGGATTGAGGAGAGGCTCTCCCCCGTAGAAGGCCACATCGCAACCGGTCCTCACTACCAAATCGACTAGATCCTCTAATCTATATCCCTCCGACCAAGGTACGAGCTTAGGATCGAAGCTGCCACCGCAGTACAAGCATTTCATGTTGCATTTCCCAGTGGTGGTCACTATCAGGATCAACTGATTCCACCTTCGGGGTATCGGGTTAAGTGGAATGTTTATTTATTTCATATGATCGATTCCCGTCTGATGCCATATGACCTCGTTGAAGGTTTCCCTCTCTCGTAGACCTCCCGTTGACGAGCAACCCATAGAGATAGTTGAGAGGAAAGGTATCGGCCATCCGGATACGATAGCGGATGGAATAATGGAGAGAGTTTCCCTAGAGCTGAATAGGGAGTACCTGAGGAAGTTTGGGGGCCTGCTCCATTACAATGCGGATAAATCCCTACTAGCAGCCGGAGTAACGGAGCCAGCCTTCGGGGGAGGAAGGGTAATAGAACCTATGCTGATCGTTTTCGGGGATAGGGCAACTACTTCATTCGGAGGAGAATCTATAGATCTTGAGGAGGTAGTGAAGAGAGCGGCTAAATCCTGGATAAGGGAGAACCTGAGGTTCGTGGATCCGGAGCGTCATGTGAGATATCAAGTGGAGATGAAGCAGGGAAGCGCTGAGCTGACGGATATATTCAGGAGGGGGAGCAAGATAATGGGGGCTAACGACACATCAGCAGCCGTGGGTTATGCACCACTTTCAAGGACGGAAAGGGTCGTTTTAGATGTAGAAAGGTTCCTGAATTCGAGGGAATTTAAGAGGGATTTCGAGGAGACGGGTGAGGACGTTAAGGTAATGGGGAGCAGATATGATAATAAATTGGACCTCACGATAGCTCTAGCATTCGTCGATAGGTTCATATCAAGCGAAGATGAGTATTTCAAGAGGAAGGATGAAGTCCTGGAGAGGATAAATTCCTTCCTCAAGGAGAGGTACAGCGATGCCTTCGATTCCATAGAGGTCCACTTGAATACGCTTGACGTCAGGGGTAGAGGAGTTGGAGGGGTCTACCTGACCGTCTTGGGCACCTCGGCTGAAGGAGGAGACTCCGGTCAAGTTGGAAGGGGGAATGGAGTGAATGGAGTGATATCCTTGATGAGACCCAGGAGTTCAGAAGCTGCAGCTGGAAAGAACCCTGTGAGTCACGTGGGGAAGATATACAACGCTTATGCATATGAAATGGCTAGAGAGATAGTGAAGGAAGTGCCATCGATAAAGGAAGCTTACGTTTGGCTCCTCAGCAGGATAGGTTGGCCCATAAACGAACCGACTCTAATAGCCGCCGAAGTACATACAGAATCTAACTTCGAGGAGATAAGGAAGCAAGTGGAAGAGGTTTTACTGAGGGGGATATCCAGGATAGATCAATTCGTTGAGAAGCTCATAGATGGTGAGATACCGGTCTACTGACCTCCGAACCTAAAGCGAGAAAAGTTAGATAGATGGCCCTGGCTCTCTCTTCAATTATATTTTTCGCTTTTTCCCTGAGATATTTTGTATATCTCTCCCAATTTGCACCTTTTCTCTCCTCTATCTCTCCAATGGATCTCCTAGCTTCCATAATAACATCCTTCATGGAACCACCTATCCCCCAGATCCTCCTCGACACCTCCTCTAGAGATACTGGGCTCAGGTTGAGGAAATCCTCAACTAAGGGTTTGAGCTCAAAGAACCTGCCCTCCTCCCTCAGGCCCTGAAGTATGTAGCATAGGGTCCTCTGGTTCATCGAGAATAGGTCCTTCAATAGTGAATCGAAGTCCCAGCCGACTACGATGAAGCCCTCATTCACGCACTTCTCGATGGGTGAGAGGCTCATTCCCGTGGAGTCGAAGAACTCCTTGACCACCAGCTGAGTCTCGATATTCTCCCCATCATAGAGCCCCAGGAATCCGATTGATATGGAATCAGATAACCTGACCCCGATGAAATCCAGGGAGAGCACTTTATTAGCTCTGGAGGGCCTTGGAATCATGAAACTCTTCCCTTCTAGGATGAAGGGGATCATCTGCTTAGCTAAGATGTAATCCACAGCTCTCCTAGCGAATCTCTTCGCTAGATTCCAGTTTAGACCCCTGATCACGAACTCATAGTGGGCTTCCTCATCTATCAGCATCATTATTATCTCGGAGAGATCATCGGGCTCGAAGAGATCGATCTCCTTAGCGACCTTGAGCCAGTCCAACTTCTCTATCAAACCGGCGGATTCAGGTTCATGGAGCATCATGACCTTCTTCTCACCTAAGTTGGCCACTTCGTAATAGATGGAGTCCACGTGTATACCGAGGGAGAGCCTCAAGACGAGCATGAGAGTGGCCAATCCTATCCTGAGCCAAACTAAGTCCTCCTTAGGATCAAGCTCCACAGATATACCGTATGTATAATCCCTGTAAACTCCCCCAGTTTGTGTTATCACGGGGAGGGATCTGTTCTCCCTGAGCAATATCGTACTCTTCCCCGCGTTCACGGGCCTCACTCTGGAGGAACTGAGCTTCCAATAGACCCTATTTGGCACCTTGGTCCTGAGGCCGAACCCATCTATGGGTGGATCTACTACGCAAACTACCTCAGAGCCGATCCTCCCCTTGTGATAATCATCTATTATATCGGGCCTCTCCCCCCATTCCGCCTTTATCCTCTCGTACTCCTCCAGCATGAAGGCCAGGGCATCGAAGGAGTATATGGTCCCGTAATTGAAGGGCCCCTCGATAACTCCAGTTATCACCCTACCCTTCCTCCTGAAATCGAGGACGATGGAGTCGTTCCCATAATCTATGCAGCCGGGCTGGAACCTCTCGACTAAGTCGCAGTGACCTATATCCTCTAAGTACCTGAACTCACTGTCCTCCTTGAGGATCCTCTTGAATCCATAAGGAGGACCGAACTCATAGAAGTTGATCATCTCCCATACCCTCTTCCCCCTTTCCGTTAAGTTGCCCTGCGATATGAGTCCCAGCTCTGTGAGTAATCCGATCTCCTCCTCCCTCAGGTGATCCCTCATCTGGGGGTTTATCACCTTGAATAAGCCCTCGAAGAGCATGGAGTACTTGTTCGATGGGTTCACAAGGGTTATCTCAAGCGGTAGTTTGAGCCATTTAGCCATGGCGTCAGCTCCTCTGGAGAGGAGCTCCCTATCCCACCTGTATAACGGGAATATCACAGTCTCGGTCCACCCGACATCCTTCCTACCCTTCCTCCCCTCCCTCTGCTTGAACTCCCTCAAGCTATCCGGGAGCCCTAGGTGGACGATCCTTATGATATTCCCTATATCTATCCCTTGGGAGAGGGTCCTGGGACTTATCAGTATCCTGAGCTCCCCAGATCTCGCCGCATCCTCTATCCTCTCCCTCTCATCCTTGGGCACTAAGTGATGATGAGAAGCCACTTTGGTCAGGCCGAACTCGTTGACTAACCTCTTCCTCAGATTCTCAGCGCTCCTTATACTGTTCGTGAATACAACAGTAACTCCTTCATCTCTCTCATAGTTCGATATGATCTCAGCCGGATCCATGAAGGGTTGAGGGCACTCTATACCTAGAGATCTCGCGATCTCCACTAGCTTATACACTTCTCTCTCGAAGGACTTATAATCCTTCAGGGAGTTCCTGACATCCTCACCCACATCGCTCGAAAGTATCTCAATCTCATGAGCCTTGAGGCAATCCCAGATGCTCCTCAAGTTCTTCCCTAATACGAGGTAGACATCGTTCCTGGGCCTGAAGGGATCTCCCCTTATTATTGAGGTCTCCCTCCCATTGGTCGAAGTTAGGAATGAGGCGAGATCGTCAGGATTTCCCAGCGTTGCAGTAAGTACAGCTATCTGAGGTTTCCTCTCTGAAATAAGAGAGATTACCCTGATTATCGATAGAAGAAGAGCTATCTCCCTCGGCCCATAGAAGTCTAACTCATCCAGGACGAGTAGCTCCAGCTTCCTGAGGAAGCTCAGCAGGTATCCCTTGGAGAGCCTCTTCAGATCTACCAGAAGGAATGCGGGGTTCGTTATAACTAAGTTAGATGAGGTGACCACTTCCCTGATGCCATGAGCCCCATGCGAGGATACGAGTAGCTCCCTCCTCCTAGCGTCCAAGATCTGCGGGTTCATGCCTAAGGCCCTCGAGTAATTCTCCAACCTCCTGATCTGATCGTTCGCGAGGGCTAAAGTTGGATAGAGAGCTAAAGTCCTCTTCCCCTTCGCGGTATAGAAGAACCAACCTTCCGTCTTCCCGCTGCCAGTCCCAGAAATCAATATAATATTCTTACCATCTTCAAGGGAATTTAGGGCTTCCATCTGATGTAAATAAAGCTTCTTATCTGCTATCTCCCTACTCTTCCCCTCGCCAATATATAATTCAGGGAAGAGATCCCCGAAACTGACCTCGACGGTTTTTGGCCTTATCCCATCCTCAGAATAGGCCTCAAAATCATAACCTAATGATCTGAGTAAATCGGAGGATGAGATCCTCGTCAATTAGCCTACCTTTTAGGTATCCTTACCTCCAGAATCCCGTTCCTGTAAGTGGCCCTTATCCTCTCTGAGTCAGGCTCTATTGATAGTTGTATCCTCCTCAGGAGATCTCCCGCCTTTATAGTTATCTCCTTCCCCTTCAACCTGACTGAGATATCCTCCTTACTTATACCAGGAACCTCAGCGACTATGAGGATCTCATCCTCCAGATCTATAACATCAACTAACTGCTCCTCTAACTCCAAACCCCTCCCCCCCTCAGATGAAGTATCGGGCTCGGGGGAGATCTCGACCCCCTCTCCCTCCTCAGCGTTCCATGATATATCGCCGTTGATGAAGCTAGATAGATCCTCATCCATCTTCCTCAGCAGCTCCATCACGTCCCTTATGAAGCGATCGAAGGGGTCATCATAAGGGGTCTTCCTCTTATCTCCCAACTAACCCCCCAAGCCTATCGCCCGTAACCCATATTTAATCGCTTACCATCACCTCCTCTAACATCTCAATATTCGAAATACCATTCACCTTACTGACGAGTATGGATCTGGACGCTATATCCCTGAACCTTGGGGAGTGCGTCACCACTATTATCTGAGGTATCTGGAGCGATGAGAGGGCCTCGAGCAGGGACTCTATCCTCTCATCATCCAAATGTATGGTTGGCTCATCTAGGATGAAGCACTCTATCTTAGTTGAAACGAGGTATCTAGCTATAGCTAGTCTCAGAGCGAGCGCTAAGGAGATCCTCTCCCCACCGCTCAAGATGTCGAACGAGTAAGCTTTCCCCCCTCTCCTCAGGATGGGAGTGAAGTTCTCATCAAGCTCTATGGAATCGTAATCGAACCCGAATGAGCTGAAGATCTCATTGAGCTCCCTCTCTATTATTGGCTTAGCTCTCTCCCTCAGGGAAGCTTGTATACCCCTATCCCTACTGAATATTTCCCTTATCTTCAATACCTTCAGTCTGAAATTCTCATATTTCTCTTTCCTCTCCCTGAGCTTCCTCAACTTCTCAGATTTAGTTTCTAACTCACTGATCTTCTTCTTAAGCTCTCCCATGATCCCTTCAAGCTCTCCCCTAGTTTTAATTATCTCTCTCATCCTCTCCTCCGCTTCATTCAACTCGCTCCTCGCTTCTGATAGGGCAACTTCATCGAAGCCGAGAGATGCTATCATTTCAGAGAGTTCTCTGACCTTCTCACTATCCAAAGATATTTCCTCTGAAAGCTCATTTAAAATACTTGAAATCCTTTCTCTCTCCCTCAGAAGTCCCTTAAGCCTCTCAAACTCTATAAAAGCTTTTTTTGATCTCTGATATTCTTCCTCAATGTTCACGACATTCAGCTCCTTCGTTAATGAAGCTATCTCTCCCTCGAGGGAGCTTATCTCCTGCCTCATCTTATCTAAGTCCACTCCAATGAGTAGCGACCTCAACCCCTCAGCCTTCTCCTTCAGCTTCTCAACTCTCTCGATATCGGAAATCAATTTCCTGTATTCCAACTCCAATTCATCCAGGTCCCTCAAATGATCCCCTAACTCAGCGATTTTCTCTGATAAATCCCTTACATCTTCTTCTATCTTCCTCAAAGAATCATTAATGCTGCTAAGCTCCCTCAGATTTTCCCTCAGCTTCTTCGATGCATCATCTACCCTCCCGATCCTCTCCACAGTCAGTTTTCTCTCCTCATTCAGAGAAGCCAGTCTCTCCTCTATCTCAGGAATCCTCGCCTCCATCTCATTTAAACTCCTCTGGAGGTTTCCCCTGAGCTCCTCTATTACTTCCATCGTGAGCTTTGAGCCGCATAACGGGCACCTCTCCGGATTCGTGCTCAGCTCTCCCAAGTATACTGAGTAACTGTTGATCCTCTCCCTCAACGCGGCGATTTCATTATTCAAATTTTTCATATTTTGATCGATCTCCTCTAAATGCTTTTTAAGATTCTCGGAGAACTGTGAGCAGAATTGAAGAGCATCCTCCGGATCCTCAGGAACCTCCTCGGCAATCTCCCTCAGTGAATTGAGCTCCAAGCTCGATAAAACCCTTATTTCATCGATTCTCCTCAAAAGATCACTTTCCTTCTCCTTCAAACCTGCAAGCTTCATATCCATCTTAGTGAGCTCCTGTTTCTTGCTCCTCTTCTCTTCTATTTTCTCCTTAATCCTCACGAGGATCTCTTTCCTCCCTTCTATATCCGAGATCTCCTTCTCTAAAGCCCTGAGCTCATCTAGCCTCTCGTTGGCTGTTTCAATATTTCTCCTCAGATCCGAAAGCTTCACTGCTAAATCCCTCAGCCTAGAAATCTTATCGAACTTTGATGCGATCTTCTCTATCTCCGGAAGCTTCGATAAACTTTCATCGATTCTAATAAGTTCGCTTTCAAGTTCCCTCCTCTTTCTAATATTCTGCTCGATTTTCCTCTCTATCTCGGTGAGCTTAGACTTCAGCTCGATGAACTTCCTCCTCTTTTCCTCGATCTCATCAACTAACTTTCTAAGCTCCTCTATCTTCGATTGAAGGATATATTTTTGAGAATCTAGTTCGGAGAGCTTCCCCTTGAGCTCCTCTATCTTCCTCTCCACCTCCAGCCTCTCCCTATCCACATCCCCCATAGCGGCTATCTCCCTATCCATCGCCCTTATCTCTGAATCCAGCCTGTCTATGACCCCCCTGAGCTCCTCCCATAATCTCTCAAGCATATCTATGCCAAGGAGCCTGGCGATTATCTCCTTCCTCTTCGAAGGCTGGCTCTCCAATAGCTCCTGTATCTCACCCTGCCTCACGTAGATCCCCTGGAGGAATACATCCCTGCTGAATCCCAAGATTGCCTCTATCTGGGATGATACCTTGCTCTGGTCCCTCTGTATGAGTTTTTTACCCCCTTCTATGATCTCATGAAGCTCTGCGGATACTCCCCCATCCCTCCCCCTCTCTCTAGTCACTATATAGCTCCTCCCATCGACCTCGAACTCGAGCGCTACCCTCATATAGGGGGCTCCGATCCTTATCAGTTCATCCTGCTGCCTGCTGGCTCTGTGATAGAGAGCATAAGCTATTGCCTCAAGTATAGTCGTTTTCCCAGCTCCGTTGTTCCCTATTATAGCATTTATCCCATCGGCGAAAGTTATATCAGTTTTTTGATGGGATCCGAAGTTTTCAAGCGATATTCTTTTTATCCTCAAGGCTCCTCCACCATCCTCATGACCTCATTCAGGAAATCCTCTCCCCTCTTCCCCTCCCTGTACCATATGTCGAATATCCTAATAGCGAGGGATTTGATATCCTCATCTATCTTGAGGGAGCCTATCAATTGAGATATTGTGTCCTCTAGCCCCAGCAACGGGGCCTCATCCGATACCTCTTCCCTCTCCTCAAACCTCTCCTTGACGGCTATGTGGAGGGCATCGCTAGAGAGGGATCTCTTGATCTCCCCAGTTGAGAACCCGGGCTTCAAGGATCCCTTCACCTGGATTCTCCCGCATATAACAGGCCTCTCCTTCCCCTTAATCTCATTCCTTATCCTCTCTATTAGGGAGTAGAGATCCCTCGTGTTCCTTATGATCTCGGAGAAAGTTATGAAGGGCCTCGTCTCGAGCTTTATCTCCCTAACATCAACGCCATCCCTCTCTATATCCACGGAGAGTATGTACTTGCTTCCATCCGAAGTGAAGGCCTCCCTCAGCTCAACGATCTCAGTGGATCCGGGGTAGGCGAACACTCTATTCCCACTCCTCCTCACGACCTTATTGTGATAGTGCCCCATAGCGACATAGTTGAAGCTAGTGCTCGCTATATGGGAGAAATCGAGCTCCGGATAAAACGTCTTGATCATCCCCTTAACTCCCTGATGGATCATCAGGACTGAGGGGCAATTGCACAAACTCTTGCATTTTCCCTCCAAATTGCTTATCATAGCCGGGACATCTTTACCCAGGCTCTTGTAGGGTAGGCCAGCCACAACGAGGTCACCTATCCTCTCAACCTTCGCATTGAGTCTCATGAACAGCTTCCCATAACCGAGCCTATTGAAGAGAGTCTCCATGTTCGCGATAGGGGAAGTTATCTGCTTTCTCACGACATCTGGCCCCAGCTCGTGGTTCCCTTCTATTATCGCTATCGGTATCCCCCTCTCAGCCAGTTTCATGAGGGATTCGAACGCCCTAACGAATGCCCTGGGATGGGGCCTGTAGCTATCGAATAGATCCCCAGTATATATGAGTAGATCAGGCTTCTCCGATATAGCGATATCTATAGCCCTACTGAAGGATGAGTAGAAGTCCTCCTCCCTCTCAGCTAGATTGAATTGAGCCTTCCCCAAGTGACTGTCCGATAAATGAACTAGCCTCATCTCAATCACCTATGGCTGAGTAATAATCGTCCCTGAAGTCCTTCCTCTCAATTCCCCTCTTCCATAGCTCCCTCGCTTTCAGGCTCTCCCCCCTCCTCTTGGCTTTGGATAATCTGACCTTTATGAGAGCTGGTATCTTGAGCATAGGACCGACGACTACCGCTTCCCCTATATCCAAGGACGGGAGGTACTTCACCATATCCTCGCTGAGGAATTCCGTAGCCCTCCTTATGTATGCCTGGTCCTCAGGTTCTATCACCCTCAATATTATCTTATTGACCATCTGCGAGAGTATGTCCGTGTTTATGCCCTTAGGCCTCTGACTGACTAAGCAGAGACCAATCCCGAATTTCCTACCTTCTCTAGCTATTTTCGAGGCGGCATAATTCGTGTAAGTGTCCATCATGGAGGGCACCAGTATATGCGCTTCTTCTATCACTGAGAGCACGGGAATAGGCATCCAAACATCTGACCCCATTCTCCTCTTTTTAGCCCTATCTAGTAGAGTTAGGAGGGTCTTACCGACGACTATATCCGTTAACTCCGTGTCTAATTGACCCAAATCGACTACGACAAGCTTTCCATAGTTCAAGTGATCGACTATCTCACCGGCCCGTGAGACTAAAACCCTGGAATACCTCTCCCTCACATGCTCCAGCCTAGCTAAGAGGCTCAATATGCTCTCCCTATCCCTATACTCGTACCTCAGTAGGTTCTCATCATCAGAGCCACCTTCCTCATCCGCGGAGAGCTTAACTATAGCATGTATACCAGCGAGTAGATCCTGAGGATCGCCATCTATTCCTGCCCTCCTGATGTAATCCCCTAACTCCTCCCTCATCAAGAGATTTTTCGCATTCTTATGAGCTCTCTTAAGGAATATGTACATTTTAGCGGCAGATTCGTAGGATATACCTATTAATTTAGCCACCTCATCGATGCTAAGTGTTAATGGATCTATCTCGGGCTGTATCGTCTCGACATAGCACCCATCACAATCCAGGGACATGTTAGAATATTCAGAGTGCACATCGAAAAGTAGAGCCACACCCCCGAGCCTCAGGATCTCCTCAAGTATCACAGCGACTGTGTTTGATTTCCCAGCGCCCGTGACCGCTAGAATAGCCAGATGCCTTGAGAGTATCTCATCGGGATCTAGGTAAACATCGACGTCATCCCTAGTCATCAAACTCCCTATCCTTATCCCGTCACCATCGTTCGGTTTGAAGATCTCGGTCAAAATATTAGTTGGGGCTCTTTTGACATCCGCTGCAGGCGATACAGGTATCTTGGGCGTCCCGGAGATGTTGCTCCCATCTAGAACCCCTATCATCTTTATAGAGGCTTTTATCCAATTGGAAGGCCTCTCAATCAACTTAAGGATCTTATCGTAATAATTCGCCTGAAGGAGATCCTCCCTCTCGAGCTCGGAGGCTCCCATGATGACGTCAGTTATCATACCGAGTACCCTGACGTCCCCATCCTCCAGTATGACGTACTCACCGACCCTCGGGATCACGCCTTCATAAGCCACCATCTGCACCGAGAGGGGCGTGGTGCCCGGGGCGACTTTGCCCAAGGAGTCACTCCCCAAGTACCTCCCTCCCGCTAACGAGATCCAAGTGTAAGTTCTTCGTCAAGAACTGGATCAGCTTCCTCCCGACCTTCGCCATTTCATGAGCTATCCTCAGGTGATACGGGTACCCTTTTATTGAATCTCTGGCGAGGGATCCCAATATCTCCCCAATATCCTCACGATCCCCCAGAACCTCTATCCTCAGGACGTTAGCTCCTCTCTCCAGCCTCGCATAAGTTAGCTTAATTGGATATGAGCTATCTATACCGTGATACTGGAAGTCCAAATTCATAGAAATAGGTTTGAGGAACCCTGGCCTCATTTCATAGCACCTCCTAACTATCTCAATATCGGGGATCTCCGATCCGAAATAAGCATTACTCCCCGATCTCTTAGATATCGCTACAACGTTCTTAGACATACTAAGGAGCTTATTCATCGAGTAAAGGAATTCATATCTCTCCAAATAAGCTCTGGCCCTCAGGAGCTCATCTTTCCTCAGGGTCCCCCCGCTCCCCTCCAGGACTTCCCCTATCATAGCGTCTATCTCCCTCGAGTACTCCTGACTATGGGTCAGGGGGACGAACCCACTCGCGAGATCGAGCCCCATACCCTCTATTCCCATAAGCAGTTTATCCAGGAACTTCCTCACGTCGCTAGCCGGATACCTCGAGCCGAATGGTGTGGCCCATATATCCCCATCTACAAATGCTTTAAGCGATCCATCAAGCAGCAGGAGATCTGGGTTAAGCGATTCGACCGTTCTAATGGCCATTTTTACCTCCATCGTCTTCCTGCATATTGAAACCCTCTCATTATGCGCGAAAGCATCTAGAACGCCCATATGGTATTTCCTAGATCTCCTAATCCCCTCATCCCTCTGGAAGAGGGAGGAGGAAGTTAAGAACATCACCTGACCCTGGTTCAAGAAGAGTATGCCGCTCCCCCCGTCCACAGCAGCTATATTCTCATGAGATCCCTCAGGGATCTCCTCCCACTCCAACTTGTACTTGCTCTTCTCGATGTTGAGGGAGCTCAGGATACTTCTACTCATCCTGATGAACGCTTCTTCAGGGGACTCGAAGGGGAGCTCATCTTCCAATGGCATTATTTTATAGTCCGTTAGCCCATTTTTAACGTAACCCATGAGGGGGAGCATGAGCCTGGATGTCTTCTTCAAGCCTAGATCCGTAGCTATAGTGGGCGCATCTAGGAGCGAGGAGAAGGTGGGGCATGTCATCCTGAGGAGGATGGTGGAAATAGGATTCGAGGGGAAAATATATCCGATAAATCCAAATGCAGATGAGATTTTAGGGATCAAATGCTACAAGTCTATCTCAGATATACCTGAAAGCGTTGACTTAGTCGTAGTAGCTGTCAGGGCAGATGCTACGCCCGCAGTAATAGAGGAGGCAGCCGATAAAGGAGCGAGAGGAGCTCTAGTGATCTCAGGCGGGTTCTCTGAGGTGGGGAACTGGGAGCTGGAGAGGAAGCTCGTTGAGGTTGCGAGGAAGAGAGGTATAAGGGTCATTGGACCGAATTGCCTCGGGATATTCGACCCCAAGGACAAAATAGATACACTCTTCCTCCCCGAGAGAGTCATACCGAGGCCAGGGGAGGGGAAAATAGCTGTGATCACACAGAGCGGTAGTTTGGGAAGCACTGTGCTCACTATGATGAGGAAAGAGGGTATGGGGATAAGTAAATTCGTGAGCTATGGTAATAGG
The sequence above is drawn from the Candidatus Korarchaeum cryptofilum OPF8 genome and encodes:
- a CDS encoding AAA family ATPase encodes the protein MRIKRISLENFGSHQKTDITFADGINAIIGNNGAGKTTILEAIAYALYHRASRQQDELIRIGAPYMRVALEFEVDGRSYIVTRERGRDGGVSAELHEIIEGGKKLIQRDQSKVSSQIEAILGFSRDVFLQGIYVRQGEIQELLESQPSKRKEIIARLLGIDMLERLWEELRGVIDRLDSEIRAMDREIAAMGDVDRERLEVERKIEELKGKLSELDSQKYILQSKIEELRKLVDEIEEKRRKFIELKSKLTEIERKIEQNIRKRRELESELIRIDESLSKLPEIEKIASKFDKISRLRDLAVKLSDLRRNIETANERLDELRALEKEISDIEGRKEILVRIKEKIEEKRSKKQELTKMDMKLAGLKEKESDLLRRIDEIRVLSSLELNSLREIAEEVPEDPEDALQFCSQFSENLKKHLEEIDQNMKNLNNEIAALRERINSYSVYLGELSTNPERCPLCGSKLTMEVIEELRGNLQRSLNEMEARIPEIEERLASLNEERKLTVERIGRVDDASKKLRENLRELSSINDSLRKIEEDVRDLSEKIAELGDHLRDLDELELEYRKLISDIERVEKLKEKAEGLRSLLIGVDLDKMRQEISSLEGEIASLTKELNVVNIEEEYQRSKKAFIEFERLKGLLRERERISSILNELSEEISLDSEKVRELSEMIASLGFDEVALSEARSELNEAEERMREIIKTRGELEGIMGELKKKISELETKSEKLRKLRERKEKYENFRLKVLKIREIFSRDRGIQASLRERAKPIIERELNEIFSSFGFDYDSIELDENFTPILRRGGKAYSFDILSGGERISLALALRLAIARYLVSTKIECFILDEPTIHLDDERIESLLEALSSLQIPQIIVVTHSPRFRDIASRSILVSKVNGISNIEMLEEVMVSD
- a CDS encoding DNA repair exonuclease, coding for MRLVHLSDSHLGKAQFNLAEREEDFYSSFSRAIDIAISEKPDLLIYTGDLFDSYRPHPRAFVRAFESLMKLAERGIPIAIIEGNHELGPDVVRKQITSPIANMETLFNRLGYGKLFMRLNAKVERIGDLVVAGLPYKSLGKDVPAMISNLEGKCKSLCNCPSVLMIHQGVKGMIKTFYPELDFSHIASTSFNYVAMGHYHNKVVRRSGNRVFAYPGSTEIVELREAFTSDGSKYILSVDIERDGVDVREIKLETRPFITFSEIIRNTRDLYSLIERIRNEIKGKERPVICGRIQVKGSLKPGFSTGEIKRSLSSDALHIAVKERFEEREEVSDEAPLLGLEDTISQLIGSLKIDEDIKSLAIRIFDIWYREGKRGEDFLNEVMRMVEEP
- a CDS encoding helicase HerA domain-containing protein, with the protein product MGSDSLGKVAPGTTPLSVQMVAYEGVIPRVGEYVILEDGDVRVLGMITDVIMGASELEREDLLQANYYDKILKLIERPSNWIKASIKMIGVLDGSNISGTPKIPVSPAADVKRAPTNILTEIFKPNDGDGIRIGSLMTRDDVDVYLDPDEILSRHLAILAVTGAGKSNTVAVILEEILRLGGVALLFDVHSEYSNMSLDCDGCYVETIQPEIDPLTLSIDEVAKLIGISYESAAKMYIFLKRAHKNAKNLLMREELGDYIRRAGIDGDPQDLLAGIHAIVKLSADEEGGSDDENLLRYEYRDRESILSLLARLEHVRERYSRVLVSRAGEIVDHLNYGKLVVVDLGQLDTELTDIVVGKTLLTLLDRAKKRRMGSDVWMPIPVLSVIEEAHILVPSMMDTYTNYAASKIAREGRKFGIGLCLVSQRPKGINTDILSQMVNKIILRVIEPEDQAYIRRATEFLSEDMVKYLPSLDIGEAVVVGPMLKIPALIKVRLSKAKRRGESLKARELWKRGIERKDFRDDYYSAIGD
- a CDS encoding DNA double-strand break repair nuclease NurA yields the protein MPLEDELPFESPEEAFIRMSRSILSSLNIEKSKYKLEWEEIPEGSHENIAAVDGGSGILFLNQGQVMFLTSSSLFQRDEGIRRSRKYHMGVLDAFAHNERVSICRKTMEVKMAIRTVESLNPDLLLLDGSLKAFVDGDIWATPFGSRYPASDVRKFLDKLLMGIEGMGLDLASGFVPLTHSQEYSREIDAMIGEVLEGSGGTLRKDELLRARAYLERYEFLYSMNKLLSMSKNVVAISKRSGSNAYFGSEIPDIEIVRRCYEMRPGFLKPISMNLDFQYHGIDSSYPIKLTYARLERGANVLRIEVLGDREDIGEILGSLARDSIKGYPYHLRIAHEMAKVGRKLIQFLTKNLHLDLVSGREVLGE